A genomic region of Candidatus Omnitrophota bacterium contains the following coding sequences:
- a CDS encoding STAS domain-containing protein — translation MQINRMDYGAVTVLSFVEDEHLNEPETLQEAMKAAIAEGRSDFLIDLENVVYVSSSVLGFLITTFRQMQKTRGNLKLLHVQPCVSNVFRITRLDRILEIFNDLETALASF, via the coding sequence ATGCAGATCAATCGAATGGATTATGGCGCCGTTACTGTTTTGTCTTTCGTGGAAGACGAACATCTCAACGAACCCGAAACCTTGCAAGAAGCGATGAAGGCGGCGATCGCTGAAGGCCGTTCGGATTTCCTCATCGACCTGGAGAATGTGGTATACGTAAGCAGTTCGGTATTGGGCTTTCTGATTACGACTTTCCGGCAAATGCAAAAAACAAGGGGAAATCTGAAATTGCTTCACGTCCAACCCTGCGTATCGAATGTTTTTCGCATTACCCGGCTTGACCGTATTTTAGAAATTTTCAACGATCTCGAAACCGCTTTGGCTTCCTTTTGA
- a CDS encoding endonuclease MutS2: MDSHALQVLEFDKVKELLLRFTASTLGQEAVDALRPYTYAKAVREALQETSEMTRLYEAHQEPPLDGVFDVRQPLRQSAVPGAILDPAEIILIGETVTAAGRIRSCLRKTKVDAPHIRIFGDRLIPHPEVEEALKKVFDEQKNIRDTASHHLARVRKAIRLQRDDLIRRLEKLMRGSWKEYLQEPYYTQREGRYVLPVDTHHQGKARGIIHDRSSSGTTVYIEPMELVEDGNRLKELHREEEIEIRKILRELTALIAECHEDLEFNLEIFRHLDLLSAKARFSLIYGLNPPVIRETGALRIFEGRHPLLLAKRGSDGVVPLNLDMPDNVRGLVVTGPNTGGKTVVLKTVGLLVLMAQCGLPIPAKPSSEIPVFESIWADIGDEQSLEQSLSTFSSHMQNIRSLLETANRRSLVLLDELGSGTDPVEGGALSCAILHKIREQGAVFLATTHLQELKLYAYQTPGVVNGAMEFNLQSLEPTYSFSMGLPGQSNAIQIANRLGLPVEVIQWARERVKKMGDSPEDILIQMGEELRHTRSLRQTAEQDCEKALNLKKESERKIEKALAEGREIRLRAERKAQHLIHELERKIQDMEKSEAEFKQEWRDKLASVLKEPSPAKPPVLAIQDLKKELAAVKQNLELAHPKPLEEFMEERQWTWEQLQPGVRVRIAGLSGAAEVLRASQSKKEVEVTISSMNLRVKSDRIAAILGPRLPKMETEGSGVSVERPENVKREIELHGMTVDEMTPLLQQYLDRAFLAGLPSVTIVHGYGMGILRHAVRKMLKENPTVVNFRSGEDYEGGMGVTVAEFRRQD; encoded by the coding sequence ATGGATTCGCACGCGCTTCAAGTTCTCGAATTCGATAAAGTTAAAGAACTGCTATTGCGTTTTACCGCTTCCACGTTGGGACAGGAAGCGGTCGACGCATTGCGGCCCTATACCTACGCCAAAGCCGTCCGCGAGGCGCTGCAGGAAACTTCGGAAATGACGCGCCTGTACGAGGCGCATCAGGAACCTCCGCTGGACGGCGTTTTCGATGTGCGCCAGCCCTTGCGCCAAAGCGCTGTTCCCGGCGCCATTCTCGATCCGGCGGAAATTATTCTCATCGGCGAAACCGTAACCGCCGCCGGGCGCATCCGTTCCTGTCTGCGCAAAACCAAAGTAGACGCGCCTCATATCCGTATTTTCGGCGACCGGCTGATCCCCCATCCCGAAGTGGAAGAAGCGCTGAAAAAGGTTTTCGATGAACAGAAAAATATCCGCGATACCGCTTCCCATCACCTCGCCCGCGTACGCAAGGCCATCCGCCTTCAACGGGACGACCTGATCCGGCGGCTGGAAAAACTGATGCGCGGAAGTTGGAAAGAGTATTTGCAGGAACCGTATTATACGCAGAGGGAGGGGCGCTACGTCCTTCCCGTCGATACTCATCATCAGGGCAAGGCGCGCGGCATCATTCACGACCGCTCCTCTTCCGGAACCACCGTTTACATCGAACCCATGGAACTAGTGGAGGATGGCAACCGTCTAAAAGAACTGCATCGTGAAGAGGAGATCGAAATCCGCAAAATCCTGCGGGAATTAACCGCCCTCATCGCCGAATGCCATGAAGACCTGGAATTCAACCTGGAAATTTTTCGCCATCTGGATTTGTTAAGCGCCAAAGCCCGTTTCAGCTTGATTTACGGATTGAATCCGCCGGTCATAAGAGAAACCGGCGCGCTGCGGATTTTCGAAGGCCGGCATCCCCTGCTTCTGGCCAAGCGCGGATCCGACGGCGTCGTCCCCCTCAACCTGGATATGCCGGATAACGTCCGCGGCCTGGTCGTAACCGGTCCCAATACCGGCGGGAAAACCGTCGTCTTGAAGACCGTCGGCCTCTTGGTTCTCATGGCGCAATGCGGCCTTCCCATCCCCGCCAAGCCCAGCAGCGAAATTCCCGTCTTCGAATCGATATGGGCGGATATCGGCGACGAACAAAGCCTGGAACAAAGCCTGTCTACGTTTTCGTCGCATATGCAAAACATCCGTTCGTTGCTGGAGACGGCCAACCGCCGCTCCCTCGTGCTTTTGGACGAATTAGGCTCCGGCACCGATCCCGTCGAGGGTGGCGCGCTCTCCTGCGCCATCCTCCATAAGATTCGCGAACAGGGCGCCGTTTTTCTGGCGACGACCCACTTGCAGGAACTGAAGCTCTACGCCTATCAAACTCCCGGCGTGGTCAACGGGGCTATGGAATTCAACCTGCAATCTCTCGAACCCACTTATTCTTTTTCGATGGGGCTTCCCGGCCAAAGCAACGCCATTCAGATCGCCAACCGCCTCGGCTTGCCCGTCGAGGTTATCCAATGGGCGCGGGAACGAGTCAAGAAAATGGGAGACTCGCCCGAAGATATTCTGATCCAGATGGGGGAAGAACTGCGCCATACCCGCTCGCTGCGTCAAACCGCCGAGCAGGATTGCGAGAAAGCGCTCAATCTGAAGAAGGAAAGCGAACGAAAGATCGAAAAAGCGCTCGCCGAAGGACGGGAAATCCGGCTGCGGGCGGAGCGCAAAGCGCAGCATCTCATTCATGAACTGGAACGCAAGATTCAGGATATGGAAAAAAGCGAGGCGGAATTCAAGCAGGAATGGCGGGATAAACTGGCATCGGTTCTAAAAGAGCCAAGTCCCGCCAAACCGCCGGTATTGGCTATTCAAGATTTGAAGAAAGAACTGGCCGCCGTCAAGCAAAATCTCGAATTGGCGCATCCCAAGCCGCTGGAAGAATTCATGGAAGAGCGCCAATGGACCTGGGAGCAACTCCAGCCTGGCGTTCGCGTCCGCATCGCCGGGCTATCCGGTGCGGCGGAAGTCCTCCGCGCATCCCAATCCAAAAAAGAAGTGGAAGTAACGATTAGTTCCATGAATCTGCGGGTAAAATCGGACAGGATCGCCGCCATTCTCGGACCTCGCCTTCCCAAGATGGAAACGGAAGGCTCCGGCGTTTCCGTGGAACGTCCGGAAAACGTCAAGCGCGAAATCGAACTGCACGGCATGACGGTGGATGAGATGACGCCGCTGTTGCAGCAATATCTCGACCGCGCCTTCCTCGCCGGTTTGCCGTCGGTAACTATCGTCCACGGCTACGGCATGGGCATCCTCCGCCACGCCGTGCGAAAAATGCTCAAGGAGAATCCAACGGTGGTGAATTTCCGCAGCGGCGAGGATTACGAAGGCGGCATGGGAGTAACCGTAGCCGAATTCCGCCGCCAAGATTGA
- a CDS encoding alcohol dehydrogenase catalytic domain-containing protein has translation MKALRYTPAGLQLDANAPLPIPARGETLVKTRLAGICRTDLELTKGYMGFHGILGHEFVGELAEDGEIGAAGTRVVGEINAGCGECPACRQDMERHCPHRTVLGILGRDGCMAEYLTLPNRNLLAIPDNLSDEDAVFSEPLAAALEIFEQWHIQPTHRVCILGDGKLGLLIALAAAHRHEGDLLLIGHHEENLAIVNDRMRTVMEQQLDAAEYKRWDFAIEATGRSSGFALAMKLAKPRGVIVLKSTMAQSEALDLTPLVIDEIAVTGSRCGRLQPAIHLLARGVLPISRLVEAVYPLKEAEAAWKRASQAGAKKVMLRMMNDE, from the coding sequence ATGAAAGCCTTGAGATATACTCCCGCCGGTCTGCAATTGGACGCCAACGCGCCTCTCCCCATTCCCGCCCGCGGCGAAACCCTCGTAAAAACGCGTTTGGCGGGAATCTGCCGGACGGATTTGGAACTCACTAAGGGATACATGGGATTTCATGGGATTTTAGGGCATGAATTCGTGGGCGAGTTGGCGGAAGACGGCGAAATCGGCGCCGCCGGAACGCGCGTCGTTGGGGAAATCAACGCCGGATGCGGCGAATGTCCTGCCTGCCGCCAGGATATGGAACGCCATTGTCCCCATCGAACCGTGTTGGGCATTTTAGGGCGGGACGGCTGCATGGCCGAGTATCTGACGCTGCCCAATCGGAACCTGCTTGCCATACCAGACAACCTATCCGACGAAGACGCCGTCTTTAGCGAACCGCTGGCGGCGGCGCTGGAGATTTTCGAACAATGGCATATCCAGCCAACCCATCGCGTTTGCATATTGGGGGACGGAAAGCTGGGTCTCCTCATCGCTTTGGCGGCGGCGCATCGTCATGAGGGCGATTTGCTGTTGATCGGGCATCATGAGGAAAATTTGGCGATCGTCAACGATCGTATGCGGACGGTAATGGAACAGCAACTCGACGCCGCCGAATATAAACGATGGGATTTCGCCATCGAAGCGACGGGCCGAAGTTCCGGCTTCGCCCTGGCGATGAAGCTGGCGAAGCCGCGCGGCGTCATCGTCTTGAAAAGTACGATGGCGCAGTCGGAGGCGCTGGATCTGACGCCGCTGGTCATCGACGAAATCGCCGTTACGGGTTCGCGCTGCGGGCGATTGCAGCCAGCGATTCATTTGCTGGCGCGGGGCGTTTTGCCTATCAGCAGGCTGGTGGAAGCGGTCTATCCCCTTAAAGAGGCGGAAGCGGCTTGGAAAAGGGCGTCGCAGGCGGGCGCGAAGAAGGTGATGTTGAGAATGATGAATGATGAATGA